From Penicillium psychrofluorescens genome assembly, chromosome: 1, one genomic window encodes:
- a CDS encoding uncharacterized protein (ID:PFLUO_001987-T1.cds;~source:funannotate), which yields MDDKEPRSLPVRPIDKYGPKFVERADKLHERVSTLKENDDGPAGGFDATPLPSAPPGYTVKFTFHRAEQLPFADFASFSSDPYVYAQLHVDLPRRHKQDPIISFRSHTVHKNTNPTWDSEWIVANVPASGFQLNASVYDEDPADHDDKLGIAFIEVPSLQEDWKGISEQSFKVKKRYGSKRVYVFTNVSAFATGHHPESSLVVSIQCLGPTPGNEGAQMYTVGPNRWFKHFSPLMGRLAGTKVNSENKDGSGKSNTRYNFQAIQMQLTGPVPSELYHRYVEFRPFVAGMFQAQSLRGRILHKALHHQHQRIYNFDRSTEHGEFATPCHEFAQKFLEFVLYGKGGRIFTYVLTLDGQLRFTETGKEFGIDLLSKHTMHSDVSIYIAYSGEFFVRRRKHQHRRHSSSRPNEFLVEEDESTQEVHEISTNPADYELFIDNDSGTYRPNPEMLPLLKEFMSSNLPGIHVTTLDCQKDAERQQQLKNEQRECKETQGNQVMYQQQSSASSLSLSSSDEEQLQERSGESTKHRSDLAQRVHEMRDVKGQMMRWVEADGHADRPKHKYHSGRERASSAGEVKNRTSSTAGTPRAAA from the exons ATGGACGACAAAGAGCCGCGATCGCTGCCTGTTCGCCCGATCGACAAGTATGGCCCAAAATTTGTCGAACGGGCCGACAAGCTGCACGAACGAGTCAGCACCCTGAAAGAAAACGACGACGGACCAGCGGGGGGGTTCGATGCGACACCCCTCCCATCCGCTCCACCGGGTTACACCGTCAAGTTCACCTTTCACCGCGCTGAACAACTGCCTTTCGCCGACTttgcctccttctcctccgaCCCCTACGTTTACGCACAGTTGCACGTTGACCTGCCCCGCCGCCATAAGCAAGATCCCATCATCAGCTTCCGCTCTCATACTGTACACAAGAATACAAACCCCACGTGGGACAGCGAATGGATCGTCGCCAATGTCCCCGCGTCCGGCTTTCAGTTGAACGCGTCTGTTTACGACGAAGACCCGGCGGACCACGATGACAAGCTGGGGATTGCGTTCATCGAGGTGCCGTCCCTGCAGGAGGATTGGAAGGGAATCAGCGAGCAGTCGTTCAAGGTCAAGAAACGTTACGGCAGCAAGCGCGTCTATGTTTTCACCAATGTTTCCGCTTTCGCGACGGGCCATCACCCGGAATCATCCTTGGTGGTCAGTATTCAGTGCTTGGGACCGACCCCCGGCAACGAAGGCGCCCAGATGTACACTGTTGGGCCGAATCGCTGGTTCAAACATTTCTCGCCTTTGATGGGGCGACTGGCTGGAACCAAGGTCAATAGCGAGAATAAGGATGGCAGTGGAAAGTCGAATACTCGCTACAA CTTTCAAGCGATTCAGATGCAGCTCACGGGCCCCGTACCCTCCGAGCTCTACCACCGATATGTTGAATTCAGGCCATTTGTGGCCGGCATGTTCCAGGCGCAGAGCCTCCGAGGGCGAATCCTTCATAAAgccctccatcatcaacatcaacgAATCTACAACTTTGATCGCAGTACAGAGCACGGAGAGTTCGCCACCCCCTGCCACGAATTTGCACAGAAGTTCCTGGAATTTGTACTTTACGGCAAGGGCGGACGCATTTTCACCTACGTGTTGACGCTCGACGGACAGTTGCGCTTCACCGAGACCGGTAAAGAGTTTGGTATCGACTTGTTGAGCAAGCATACCATGCACAGCGATGTGTCTATCTATATTGCCTATTCGGGGGAGTTCTTCGTCCGACGGCGCAAGCACCAGCACCGACGccattcttcctcgcgcCCCAACGAGTTCCttgtggaagaagacgagtCCACCCAGGAAGTGCACGAAATTTCGACCAACCCCGCGGACTACGAGCTATTCATCGACAACGATAGCGGTACCTATCGTCCCAACCCGGAGATGCTGCCCCTGCTCAAAGAGTTCATGTCGTCCAACTTGCCAGGCATCCACGTCACGACGCTGGACTGCCAGAAGGATGCCgagcggcagcagcagctgAAGAACGAGCAGCGCGAGTGCAAGGAGACGCAGGGCAACCAGGTCATgtaccagcagcagagcagcGCCTCGTCGCTGTCCCTCTCGAGCTCGGACGAAGAGCAGCTCCAGGAACGGAGTGGCGAGTCGACCAAGCACCGCAGCGATTTGGCGCAACGGGTCCACGAGATGCGGGATGTGAAGGGCCAGATGATGCGATGGGTCGAGGCCGACGGGCATGCGGATCGCCCCAAGCACAAGTATCACTCCGGGCGCGAGCGGGCCTCGTCGGCTGGTGAGGTTAAGAAT
- a CDS encoding uncharacterized protein (ID:PFLUO_001988-T1.cds;~source:funannotate), with protein sequence MKLSTTIPDSEDDGSIGTSLQNSSPLPLRRSRRLPQSVPSKSQNTRVVQDSEDDDPGLSSPAPVKTQGPDNFKVVIPLKSESPFDSGSRSSTGDPSLYGATGVSTPATSVSAAPGESDTKKPRARVNASERAQQLRSSALSMGSSSRGTKRSAAAMTADEPETNLVTDEEFARAVQLREYDRILPKKQKRLSQAERHQIVNDRLDNSDLSGDELLDVIDMISMATSESDAEIFDDEISDLTEDEDMDNDGGRRAVDSRTPSEEPPTWWEQRKARRAQLNQDKLESKHPGLRTMWDDLKNTPVITTKEAEQPASITRRLKAFQLEGLNWLMEQEKTEYRGGLLGDEMGMGKTIQAVSLIMSDFPQKIPTLVVVPPVALMQWVSEIKEYTDGKLNVLVYHNSDSKVKKLTEADLRKYHVIMISYSSLESMYRKQVKGWTRAGGTVKEDSVIHAIDYHRLILDEAHSIKQRTTGVAKACFALNANYKWCLSGTPVQNRIGEFFSLLRFLQVRPFACYFCKECDCEKLQWDSNKEGRCTHCKHTGFNHVSIFNKEILKPITEGRTQKERKEGLQKLRLITDHIMLRRLKQEHTSSMELPPKRVILHNEFFGEMEHDFSRSIMTNSNRQFDTYVSRGVMLNNYANIFGLIMQMRQVANHPDLILKKHVQPGFNILVCRVCDEPAEDAIRSRCRHEFCRQCAKDYIRSFDDESMVDCPQCHIPLSIDLEQPTIEQAQESVKKNSIINRILMEDWTSSTKIEMLVYDLYQQRSKKHNPKSIIFSQFTSMLQLVEWRLRHAGLTTVMLDGTMTPAQRQRSIEHFMTNPDVEVFLVSLKAGGVALNLTEASRVFIVDPWWNPAAEWQSADRSHRIGQQRPCVITRLSIEDSVESRIVQLQEKKANLIQGTINKDQDQALEKLTPEDMQFLFRGN encoded by the exons ATGAAACTCTCAACCACTATTCCTGATTCTGAGGATGACGGATCTATTGGAACGTCATTGCAGAATTCCTCGCCCCTTCCTCTGCGCAGATCTCGCCGATTGCCCCAATCCGTCCCTTCCAAATCACAAAACACACGCGTCGTCCAGGATTCTGAGGATGATGATCCCGGCCTGTCTAGTCCCGCGCCAGTCAAGACCCAGGGCCCCGACAATTTCAAGGTGGTGATCCCGCTGAAGAGCGAGTCACCCTTCGATTCGGGGTCCCGAAGCTCGACTGGGGATCCTTCTCTCTATGGCGCGACCGGGGTCAGCACGCCGGCCACGAGCGTTAGCGCTGCACCGGGCGAATCCGACACCAAGAAACCCCGGGCCCGTGTCAATGCTTCTGAACGTGCCCAGCAGCTTCGCTCAAGTGCACTGTCCATGGGTAGCTCTAGCCGAGGAACCAAGAGATCTGCGGCTGCGATGACGGCAGACGAACCCGAGACGAACCTTGTCACggatgaggagtttgccCGTGCAGTCCAGCTGAGAGAATATGACAGGATCTTGCCCAAGAAACAGAAGCGTTTGTCTCAGGCCGAGAGACATCAGATTGTGAATGATCGACTCGACAACTCAGACCTGTCTGGAGACGAGTTGCTGGATGTAATCGATATGATCTCCATGGCGACATCCGAGTCTGATGCAGAAATCTTTGACGACGAAATCTCTGACCTGACTGAAGATGAAGATATGGACAACGATGGAGGACGGAGGGCTGTTGATTCGCGTACTCCCAGCGAAGAGCCACCAACTTGGTGGGAGCAGCGGAAAGCTCGTCGT GCGCAACTCAACCAAGATAAGCTGGAAAGCAAGCATCCCGGCCTCAGGACAATGTGGGATGATCTGAAAAACACGCCTGTTATCACCACCAAAGAGGCCGAGCAGCCCGCCTCCATCACTCGCCGATTGAAGGCGTTCCAGCTGGAGGGCTTGAACTGGTTGATGGAACAGGAAAAAACAGAATACAGAGGTGGCCTGCTGGGTGACGAGATGGGCATGGGGAAGACCATTCAAGCTGTGTCTTTGATCATGTCCGACTTCCCTCAGAAGATTCCAACCCTGGTGGTTGTCCCTCCCGTTGCTCTGATGCAGTGGGTGTCTGAGATCAAG GAATACACCGACGGCAAATTGAATGTGCTCGTCTATCACAACTCGGACTCCAAGGTCAAAAAGCTAACCGAGGCGGACCTGCGAAAGTACCATGTAATCATGATATCCT ACTCGAGCCTGGAGTCTATGTATCGCAAGCAGGTGAAAGGGTGGActcgagctggaggaactgTCAAGGAAGACA GCGTCATTCATGCCATCGATTATCATCGACTCATCCTAGACGAAGCACACAGCATCAAG CAACGTACCACGGGCGTCGCCAAGGCTTGCTTCGCTTTAAACGCCAACTACAAGTGGTGTCTATCGGGAACCCCTGTGCAAAATCGGATCGGGGAGTTCTTTTCACTTCTGCGCTTCCTTCAAGTCCGGCCCTTTGCCTGCTATTTCTGCAAGGAATGCGACTGTGAGAAACTGCAGTGGGATTCAAACAAAGAGGGTCGCTGCACACACTGCAAGCACACGGGTTTCAACCACGTGTCGATCTTCAACAAGGAGATTTTGAAACCTATCACCGAGGGAAGAACCCAAAAGGAACGGAAAGAAGGATTGCAGAAGCTCCGTCTCATTACCGACCATATCATGCTTCGTCGATTGAAGCAAGAGCATACCTCATCGATGGAGCTGCCCCCCAAACGGGTCATTTTGCACAATGAGTTCTTTGGCGAGATGGAACATGACTTCTCGCGAAGTATCATGACAAACTCCAACCGACAGTTCGATACCTACGTTAGCCGCGGCGTGATGCTGAACAATTACGCCAACATCTTCGGCCTGATCATGCAGATGCGACAAGTGGCCAATCATCCAGATCTGATTCTCAAGAAGCACGTGCAGCCCGGGTTCAATATTCTGGTGTGTCGCGTGTGTGATGAGCCCGCCGAGGATGCCATTCGGTCTCGCTGCCGTCACGAGTTCTGCCGCCAGTGCGCTAAAGACTACATTCGGTCGTTTGACGATGAATCGATGGTGGACTGCCCGCAGTGCCACATTCCTCTGTCCATTGATCTCGAGCAGCCCACTATCGAACAGGCCCAGGAGTCCGTTAAGAAGAACTCGATCATCAATCGGATCCTCATGGAGGACTGGACCTCTTCCACCAAGATCGAGATGCTGGTCTACGATCTTTACCAGCAACGAAGCAAGAAGCACAACCCGAAGTCGATTATCTTCTCTCAGTTCACGTCGATGCTGCAGCTGGTCGAGTGGCGACTGCGCCATGCAGGACTCACCACCGTCATGCTGGATGGCACCATGACGCCGGCGCAGCGACAGAGGTCTATCGAGCACTTCATGACCAATCCCGATGTCGAGGTGTTCCTCGTCTCGCTCAAAGCCGGTGGTGTGGCGCTCAATCTGACCGAGGCATCGCGAGTTTTCATCGTTGACCC GTGGTGGAATCCCGCGGCAGAATGGCAAAGCGCCGATCGAAGCCATCGCATTGGTCAGCAGCGGCCGTGTGTGATTACGCGTCTCAGCATCGAAGATTCGGTGGAGTCGCGCATCGTGCAGctccaggagaagaaggcgaatCTGATCCAGGGAACGATCAACAAGGACCAGGACCAGGCGTTGGAGAAGTTAACCCCCGAGGACATGCAGTTCCTCTTCCGGGGTAACTAG
- a CDS encoding uncharacterized protein (ID:PFLUO_001989-T1.cds;~source:funannotate), with protein sequence MRKRSGRRTARNPIRGPHSALTDFLASNNISAAQIRDDYEQRLQTAQQQAEQEAAQQEEAEDAVEDSEYQPDSPEEQTKKRKRQQAIEKTKKSKEFARRKARRAGEPDDDDDALANEMVDEKQRPMNPGQLANCKICKKRFTVTPYSKTGPRGGLLCADCSKKQKAPGKKAPAKKRSSGIGRRQNQKTLLDGDVSNGAPSLLETCIKKVGDNIDNIEEFGDLPPQLMHRLSQILSRNRAVNSRTLELFLRPQYRSIDLYDCAKLDTDAFHKILASMPGLTRLNLRFVTPFKDAVFEYILDRDLKIQDLQLDSPNLVSNGCWRQLFIKLGPQLQTLKLWNLDWAFDDETAEIMSNNCTGLRRLKLKHLWNIGDAALKSISSLKSLEHLSLNLKQETTNEPLLQMISQLGPNLRTLSLEEFQQVDDQLLQNIHDNCHHLSKLRLTSNATITDKGLADLFRDWKNPPLTFVDFQKLRDVDTGNPAGPPDPIGLASDGFKALMEHSGSKLETLNIASCRHITHAAFEEVFSEKKRYPALKSLDISFQLAVDDYVAQCIVRCCPALTRLVVFGCFGIRDLHIHRGVALIGLVTAKVTVD encoded by the exons ATGAGAAAAAGGTCTGGCAGGCGAACAGCCAGAAACCCCATCAGGGGCCC GCACTCGGCTCTGACGGATTTCCTGGCT TCAAATAATATTTCAGCTGCACAAATCCGTGACGACTACGAGCAACGGCTGCAGACAGCCCAGCAACAGGCCGAACAAGAGGCCGCTCagcaggaagaggccgaAGATGCAGTCGAGGACAGCGAGTACCAACCGGATTCCCCCGAAGAGCAGACAAAGAAGCGGAAGCGACAACAGGCAATCgaaaagaccaagaagagcaaggagtTCGCTCGTCGCAAGGCCCGACGTGCTGGGGAGcctgatgatgatgatgacgcgcTGGCAAATGAGATGGTGGACGAGAAGCAGCGGCCGATGAATCCAGGTCAGCTGGCGAATTGTAAGATCTGCAAGAAGCGCTTTACGGTCACACCCTACAGCAAGACCGGTCCCAGAGGAGGTCTACTCTGTGCCGACTGctccaagaagcagaaagcCCCGGGCAAGAAGGCACCGGCAAAAAAGCGAAGTTCAGGGATTGGACGCCGTCAAAACCAGAAAACTTTGCTGGATGGAGATGTTTCGAATGGTGCTCCGAGTCTGCTGGAGACGTGCATCAAA AAAGTGGGCGATAACATTGACAATATCGAAGAATTTGGCGACTTGCCTCCGCAGCTGATGCATCGTCTCAGCCAAATTCTGTCCCGTAATCGAGCGGTGAACTCGAGGACGCTGGAACTTTTCTTACGGCCTCAGTACAGATCCATCGATCTCTATGACTGTGCCAAACTTGACACCGACGCGTTTCACAAAATTCTCGCCTCTATGCCCGGATTGACTCGGTTGAATCTCCGCTTCGTCACCCCGTTCAAGGACGCCGTTTTTGAGTACATACTCGACCGCGATCTGAAAATCCAGGATCTGCAGTTGGATTCGCCGAACCTGGTCTCCAACGGTTGCTGGCGCCAGCTTTTCATCAAACTCGGTCCTCAGCTACAGACTCTGAAGCTCTGGAACCTCGATTGGGCCTTTGACGACGAAACCGCGGAAATCATGTCCAACAACTGCACTGGCCTTCGGCGGCTGAAGTTGAAGCACCTCTGGAATATCGGCGATGCCGCCCTCAAATCAATCTCGTCGCTGAAATCCCTTGAGCATCTCTCACTCAACCTCAAGCAAGAAACCACCAACGAGCCTCTTCTCCAGATGATTTCTCAATTGGGCCCGAACTTGCGGACCTTGTCTCTGGAGGAGTTTCAACAAGTCGATGACCAGCTGCTTCAAAACATTCATGATAATTGCCACCATTTGTCCAAGTTGCGACTCACCAGCAATGCAACCATTACCGACAAGGGACTGGCTGATCTCTTCCGAGACTGGAAAAACCCGCCTCTGACGTTTGTGGATTTCCAAAAGCTCCGAGACGTTGATACGGGCAACCCCGCTGGTCCTCCGGACCCGATCGGTCTCGCGTCAGATGGATTCAAGGCTCTTATGGAACACTCGGGGTCTAAGCTTGAGACCTTGAACATTGCCTCATGTCGTCACATCACACACGCCGCGTTCGAAGAGGTGTTTagcgagaagaagcggtACCCGGCACTCAAATCTCTGGATATCTCGTTCCAATTGGCGGTGGATGACTACGTGGCTCAATGTATTGTGCGATGCTGCCCGGCTCTTACGAGGTTGGTTGTCTTCGGGTGCTTCGGCATTCGAGATCTTCATATTCACCGGGGAGTTGCACTCATCGGCCTTGTAACTGCAAAGGTCACGGTCGATTAG